From the Teredinibacter turnerae T7901 genome, one window contains:
- a CDS encoding DUF1272 domain-containing protein, which produces MLELRPTCEHCNTPLPPESSEAMICSYECTFCKSCVENIIENVCPNCGGGFCQRPIRPSINHKGNNFLGNDPASTVIQHRAVDIQKHKLFARDIKNIDPKDR; this is translated from the coding sequence ATGCTGGAATTGAGACCTACTTGCGAACATTGCAACACACCCTTGCCGCCCGAATCATCAGAAGCGATGATATGCAGCTACGAATGCACTTTTTGCAAAAGTTGTGTGGAAAACATAATTGAAAACGTTTGCCCTAATTGTGGTGGCGGGTTTTGTCAGAGACCAATTCGCCCCTCCATTAATCACAAGGGCAACAATTTTCTTGGCAACGATCCCGCGTCCACAGTTATACAACATCGAGCCGTTGATATACAAAAGCACAAACTATTTGCAAGGGACATTAAAAATATAGACCCGAAGGACCGGTGA
- a CDS encoding outer membrane beta-barrel protein, with the protein MKSELSEIEVDIGLLWGIIFKAQYPVSDRFSLYAKAGYNEVTGRAEALDYNISSTDTESDQLYGLGFSFEIKKKNQLYIEYASYIHDSEIEFDGVSIGYKYKI; encoded by the coding sequence TTGAAGTCAGAGCTATCCGAGATTGAAGTAGACATTGGGTTACTTTGGGGTATTATCTTCAAAGCTCAGTACCCTGTTAGCGATCGATTTAGTTTGTATGCGAAAGCTGGTTACAATGAGGTTACAGGAAGAGCCGAGGCGTTGGATTACAATATAAGCTCTACTGATACTGAGTCCGACCAACTTTATGGGCTAGGCTTTTCTTTTGAAATAAAGAAAAAGAATCAACTGTATATTGAGTATGCGAGCTACATACACGATTCGGAAATAGAATTTGACGGCGTCTCAATTGGCTACAAATATAAAATTTAA
- a CDS encoding GNAT family N-acetyltransferase: protein MGYTQEQLDQWRANLKFEDTYIARNIVKLVLDDTGAVGFFALIKGEVNELDHLWLLPRAIGKGYGNKVFEQILSEFALLDITEFYLTSDPDAEGFYLKKGAFKVGEVYSESQNRMLPRMKYVIVTRT, encoded by the coding sequence TTGGGGTATACCCAAGAGCAGCTTGACCAATGGCGAGCTAACTTAAAGTTCGAGGACACATATATTGCTCGCAACATTGTAAAGCTAGTACTGGACGATACCGGAGCAGTTGGATTTTTCGCATTAATTAAGGGCGAAGTTAACGAACTCGACCACCTTTGGCTCTTGCCAAGAGCTATTGGCAAAGGTTACGGAAATAAGGTATTTGAACAGATTCTCTCGGAGTTTGCTTTACTAGATATAACGGAATTCTACCTAACATCTGATCCAGATGCTGAAGGATTTTATTTGAAAAAAGGAGCATTTAAGGTGGGGGAAGTTTACAGCGAATCTCAAAATAGAATGCTTCCCAGGATGAAGTACGTCATAGTAACACGCACCTAA